The genomic DNA TCGCGCGGGCGCATACGGCGGCGGGGCGGGGCATTCGAGGAGGGGAGCGGGCATGAGCACGGTGGTTGTGTATTCGTCGCAGACGGGGTTCACGAAGCGCTACGCGGAGTGGCTTGCGGAGGAGCTGGGGTGCCAGGTGGTGTCGCTCGGCGACGAGCCGCGGTTCGACGCAAGCGGTTTCGACGTGGTGGTGCTGGGCGGATGGCTTCATGCGGGAGGGCTCGCGGGCAAGAAGTGGCTTGCGCGCGCCCGTGAGAAGCATCTGCAGACGCGGTTCGTCGTGTTCGCAGTGGGCGCGACGCCCGTGGAATGGACCGACATGGTGGAAGAGGCGCTTGCCAAGGAGCTGCCGTCGCCGGAGTTCGATGACGTGGAGCGCTTCTACCTGCGCGGCGGGTTCGCCTACGAGCGCCTGGGCTTGCCGGACAAGCTGGCCATGAAGCTGTTCTTCAAGATGCAGGAGAAGAACGCCGCCGCCGACCCGCGCGCCGCCGAGATGCTCGAGGGCATGCGCGGCGGCTTTGACGGCACCGACCGCGCCGCCATCGCGCCGGTCGCGGCGCGCGTCCGCGCGCTTGACGCCGCCGCGGTGTCGGCGGGAAGCGCGGAGCGCGCATGAACGCGGCGCGCCGCATCGTGCGTGTCATCTGCGTGTTCAACGGGGTGTGCGCGGTGGTGTGCGGCGGCTTCATGATGGCGGGCGCTGCGGGCATCCTGCCGCCCGCGTTCGGCGAGCTCTTCGGCTTCTTCGACCTCATGGTGCCCTTGATTCAGCGGATGCCGCTGCCTGCGTATATGACGGCCGATCTGTTCTGGCCGGGGCTTGCCCTTGCGCTCGTGAACGGGGTGGCAAACCTCGTGGCCGCTGTGCTGTTCGCGCGCAGCGATGGGCGCGCGCGTTCGTGGGCGCTGCTGGCCGGCGCGCTGCTCATCGTCTGGTGCGTGTTCGAGCTCGTGTACCTGCCGAATCCGGTCTCGGTGATCTACCTGGTGATCGGCCTCGTGCAGACGGCATGCGCGGTGGTGATGCGTCCCGCGCGCTAGCGGCGCGCGGGTTCGTGCCGCATGAGGCCGTGGGCCGTGCAGTACGTGTAGAGCTTCGCGCCGGCGAGGCGGGGCAGGCGCGCTTCGGCGCCCTGCTCGGGGTAGAGTTTTTCGACGGCCATGCGGTCGAAGCCCACGACGGCGACGAAGCCGAGGTGGTGCTGCTTGTTCATCTCGTGGTCGAAGGTGACGTACCAGTCGTCCTCGATCGGCTCGACGTGCACGGCGTGCGCCTCGTCGGCTGGCAAGGCGACGAGCGGGGGCAGCTTCCTGCCGCAGCAGGACACTTCGGCGTCGCCGGTGGTGACGATCACGTTGTCGCAGGCGGGGCAGACGCGGAATGCGGCGCGTTTCATGGTTCCTCCCGTTCGGACATCGACGGCCAGGCGGCCGTCGAGCAGCGTTTCCACGGGAGTTCCCAAGCGTTCGGACAGGCCGGGCAAAAGCTCGATGTCGGGACAGCCGCCTCCGCGCTCCCATTTGGACACGGCCTTGTCGGTGACGCCGAGCGCGTCGGCGAGCTGGCGCTGGGTGAGCCCGCGCTCCTCGCGAAGCGCGCGGATGAGCGTGCCGGTGTTTCTGGCGTCCATGGCGATCCTCCCTGGTTTTTTCGGACGGCGTCTACGATACGCGCGCGCCGCGGCCGGCGCAATGAACGCTCCGTAGAGTCGCGTCTCCCGGCGTAGCGGAGGCGGCGGACAAGCCCGTCAGCGCCGGAGCGCCTCGGCTCGCTTCACGCGTTCGACGAGCACGTCTTTCACGTTCTCGCGCGGAACGGCCAGCGACACCGCAAGCTCGTCGCACAGCAGGCCTTCTGCCAGGTCGAAGTACTTCTTGTCCGTGGCGGTGATGCGGCGGCCCGAATCGACGCGCCGGACGGTGCGCTCGTGGACGGACTTCATGATGGGAACCAGATCCTCGGGCGCGAACGTTCTGAGGCGCTTGTCGTATTCTTCCTTCATGCGGCGCTCCAACAGGGTGGGCGTGGGCGCGTCGGGCTTGAGGGCATTCTCGTCGATGGTGTCGGCATCCACGATGGAATCGATCAGGGCGAGTGCCGCGCGCTTCGACATGATGGGACGCAGGTTGTCGGGCGTGGCCTCGTCGACGGCAACGAACAGCTTGAGCGAGTTCTCGAACAGCGCGCGCAGCTCGAGGTAGTCCTTTCCTTCGAAGTAGTTCTCGCGCAGGGCGGCAACTTCGCAGACATGATGACGGTAGACGACCGTATCTCCGCATGCGTACATGGCAACCTCCGATGATGGGTGGGAGCGGTAGGTGCGGTTCAGTCGCGTCGCGGTGACGTCGCAGAATCAGCACTTCGATTGTACCACTTCGCGGGAAGCGTGCGCGCATCCCGCTTCGGCGAGCGGCGGAGCCTGACTCCGTCCAGTTACGGGTAGCGGCTGACGCGCTGTCGCTTGGAACAGACGATTCTGCGGGAAAAGCGTCCGCTTCGGGCGACAGCGCGCTCCCGCGGGCCACGGCCTCTGCAGGAGCGCGGCAAAGCCTGCGCGCTACGCGAACAGCTCGGCCGCCTTCTCCATGCGCTCGGCTATCGGCACGCCGAAGGGGCAGCGCGGCTCGCAGGCGGCGCAGGCCGTGCAGTCGTCGGCGGCCGCGTCGAGCGCGCGGTAGTGCTCGCGGATCGAGGCGGGCACCTCGCTTTGCATGACAGCCAGGTCGTAGAACTTGTTGACGGCGGCGATATCGATGCCGGCCGTGCAGGGCGCGCAGTGGCCGCAGTAGGTGCACTGGCCGAAGTAGGCGTGTTTCGGCGCTCCCGCCAACACGCTCGCGTAGTCCTTCTGCGCTTCGGTCGCCGTTTCGTAGGCCACGGCGTCGTCGACGTGCGCCGGCTCGTCGAAGCCCGCCAGGATGCTAGCCGCGGCGGGGCGGGTGAGCGCGTAATGGATGCACTGCACGGGCGTCATCGCCGCGCCGAACGGAGACGCCTCGGCGCTGAACAGACGCCCGCCGGCATACCCCTTCATCACCGTAAGGCCCACGCCCTCGCGTTCGCACAGCGCGTACAGCTCGGCGCGGGTGGGATCCATGCCTTCGAGCGCGTCGTCGTAGGCGAAGGTGAATGCGTCGTCGAGGCTGGCCGTGGCCGGCAGGAGGTCGAAGGCGGGGTTCACGCTGAACATGACGGCTTCGATCTCGCCGGACAGCGCGGCTCGCTTCGCCACCTCGGGCGCGTGGGTGGACAGCCCGATGTGCCCGATGACGTCGGCGGCTTTGAGCGCGCGCACGTATTCGATGAACTCCCCGGCCATGATGCCCTCGTACTCGTTGATGTCGTCGACGTAGTGGATCATGCCCAGCTCCACGTGGTCGGTGCCGAGGCGCGCGAGCAGGTCCTCGAACGCGGGACGCACGAGATTCATGTCGCGCGTGCGCACGTACTGGCCGTCTTGCCAGGTGGAGCCGATGTGGCCCTGGATGATCCAGCGGTCGCGCGTGCCGGCCAACGCAGCTCCGAGGTTGCTGCGCACCTCGGGTCCCGCCATCCAGCAGTCGAGGATGTTGATGCCCGCTTCCTCGCAGCGCTCGACCACGGCGCGCACCTCGGCGGCCGATTTCTTCTCCATCCATTCAGCTCCGAAGCCGATCTCGCTGATTTCGAGCCCCGTCCTGCCCAGTTCGCGGTAGCGCATACAAACCCCTCTCGCGATAGTCCTTCGCGTTCGCATGCAGCACGCTTCCGTACTGCTTCTTGGAGCGAACTCTAATCCAAGTTTTTTCTTCTTACGCCTTTCCGCAGCTGGGGCAGAGGTCGCACAGGAAGCACGTCGCGCACTTCGGGTTGCGGGCGATGCACGTTTCGCGGCCGAACAGCACCCATTGATGGTTGATGGGACCCCAGTATTCGCGCGGGTACAGCTTGAGCAGGGCGGCCTCGGTCTTCGCTGGCGTGTCGGCCGAGGGGCCGGCGAACTTCAACCGATGCGCGATGCGGAACACGTGCGTGTCCACCGCGATGCCCTCCACGATGCCGAACGCCTCGTTGAGCACGACGTTCGCCGTCTTGCGCCCCACGCCCGGCAGCTTCTGCAGCTCGTCTATGTCGCGCGGGATCTCGCCGCCGTAGTCGGCCACTACCATCTGAGCGCACTTGATGACGTTCGCCGCCTTCGTATGGAAGAAGCCGATGGTGCGGATGATGCCTTCAACGTCGCGGACATCGGCCGCTGCGAGGTCCGCGGGCGTGGGGTAGCGCTCCCACAGCGCGGGCGTGACCTTGTTCACGCCTTTGTCGGTGGTTTGGGCGCTCAGCAGTACGGCGATGGTCAAGCGGAACGGATCGTCCCAGTAGTGCAGCGCGCACTCGGCGGCGGGGTAATGCTCGTTCATGCGCTCCGCCACCGCAAGGGCGCGCTGGCGTTTGGCGGTCATGGTCTCGCGTGGCATAGGATCTCCTCGGGATGCGGTTTTAGCGAAACTCCTCCCAGTATAATGAAGTTCTTCGTCCGTGTCCCGCTTTCGAGGACGGCGAACGGCGGATGCGCGCCGCGATTGCCGTTCGCCGTCCGATTGCTGGTACCGCTCTTGCCGTCGGTGTCGTGGGGCTAGCCCTCGTGCACGATGCGGCCGTCGGAGATCGTGTAGCGCACGGTGCTGTCGGAGATCTTCTTCGGGTCGCAGGTCAGGATGTTCTGGTCGAGCACCGCGAGGTCGGCCTTCTTCCCGACCTCGATGGTTCCCACGAGGTCCTCCATGAAGTTCTCGAACGCGACGTTCTTCGTGTAGGCTTCCAGGGCCTGGTACGGCGTGATGGCCTGCTCGGGCCAGCGATGCATATCGGTGTCCTCTTCGCCGGGATAGGGGCTGTTGCGCGTGACGGCGACCTCGATCTCCTCCAGGGGCGCGAACGGGGTGACCGGGCCGTCGCTGGCACCGCTCACGATGCAGCCGGCTTCCAGCATGTTCTTGACCGGGTACATGGCCATCGCGCGCTCTTCTCCGATGTAGGCGATCTCGAGCTCGCACAGCGGGTCGCGGTACATCCACAGGAACTGCAGCGCGCTGATGACCTCGAGGTCGGCGATCCTCTTGATGTCCTCGTCGGCTACGGCGCACACATGGGTCATGGTGTAGCGGCGGTCGGCGCGCTCGCCGTTCTCCTTGATCGCGTTCTCGAAGGCGTTCAGCGTGTTGCGGACGGCACCGTCGCCGATGGCGTGGACGTGCACCTGCACGCCCGCCTTGTCGAGGGCGGCCACCATGGCGTCGAACTCCTGCTGATCCCATTCGGATTCGCCGTACCAGTCCGACCCCTTGCCGGCGGCTTCGTTGTACGGTTCCAGCATGACGGCGCTGCCGCCTTCGGTGACGCCGTCGGAGAACATCTTCGCGGTGCCGGTGGATATCATCTCGCTGTCGTAGCGTGCCAGTCCCTTGACTGTTTTGACCGCTTCGCTCGGATCGGTGCCGGGGATGATGGTGGGCAGGATCCTCATGCGCAGGTTGAGCTCGCCGGCCTTTTCCAGTTCGGAGAAGAAGCGCGCGTCCACGGCGGAGAGGTTCGTGATGCCGGTCAGGCCGAAGCGCGACGCGTCCTCCTGGTACTTTGCGATGGCCTGCTCGTACTCTTCGTCGGTGTGCTCGGACACGACGAGGGCGGACACTTCGGTGGCGGCGCCGTCGATGAGATATCCGGTGGGCTCGCCGTCCTCGTCCCTCGTGATGATGCCGCCGAGCGGGTCGGGCGTGTCGCGCGTGATGTTCGCCATCTCGAGCGCCTTGCTGTTGACCCAGGCGGAGTGATGCGAGACGTCCAAAAGCAGGATGGGCTTGTCGGGGCAGATCTCGTCGAGCAGCTTCTTGTTCGGCCCGGGGTTGCTGCCGTCCTCCAGCTGGAACGCGTTCACCATGAACGGGTTGCCCGTGTACGCCTCGCGCTCGGGATGCGCCGCGACGAAGTCGGAGATGATCTTCACGTACTCGTCGACGGTGGTCGCGTCGCCGAGGTATATGTCGTAGAGCTTGGTGACCCAGTCTCCCGGGGCGTGGATGTGACCGTCCATGAAGCCGGGTACCACCATGCCGCCCTCGAGGTCGATCACCTTCGTGCCGCTTCCCACGAAGGCTTCGAGCCCCGCTTCGTCGCCGACGTAGACGATCTCGTTGCCGTCGACGGCCAAGGCTTCGGCGACGTCGTTCTCGGACGTCATGGTTTGGATCGTGCCGCCGCGAAACGCGAGGGTGGCCGTTTTCTGCTGGGCGCCGGCGCCTCCCTCCGCCTCGTCCGTTTGCGCTTCGCCGTTTTCGCTTCCGCAGCCCGAAAGCGCCGGCAAGATGAAGAGCGTGGCCGCTCCTGTCGCGCCGATTTTGACGAACTTCCTACGGGACAACGTGTTCGATGGTTGGTTCGTATCCATGGCGTGCTGCTCCCTTCCTCGTGCGGCGGGTCGTGTCGACCGCGTTCCAGCCGCTTCCTGATGCAGGTATACAGGCGGATTCGCCCTGTCCGGAAGTCCTATTTGCGTTTATACGAGGCGAACGGCTCCTATACCCGAAATAACCCCGGGTTGGTATTGCGCTTCGAGCGGCGGAGCCGTACCCTGGCGAGGAGCTTAGGGGAGTCTTCGCCAGCGCGAATGACGGAGGGTGGTTCCGATGACGTATCCGGTATTCCTGTACAACATGCTCCTTGCGGCGACGTACGTCGTTCTCGCGGTCGTGTTCTTCTGGCTGCACCGTTCGCGGTCCAGCCGTCTGGCGTGGTGGCTCATGATCCTGTTCGCCTGCTCGTTCGTGGACAACGGAACCTATTTCATGAAAGAAGTGTTCACGGCGCTAGGCCATCCCGATCCTCTGTTCGCGACGTTCTACCAGGCTGCGGAAGCCCTGTTCATAGCCTGCTACCCCTTCATCATCCGCATGATCAGCGGTTGCTTTTACGATGATATGCCGTCGAAGCGATCGATGGTCGTGCTCGGCGCGGCTTGCGCCGTCGCGACGGCGCTCGGCGTCGCCGCGCCCGTCGTGCCTTACTCGGTGTTCGGCACGGTGTACCCCCTTCTGTACGCGTGGGTGTTCCTGCGGCTGATTCCCAAGATGGACGGCGTTTGGCCGAAGGCGGTGGTCGTCTCGCTGGTGGTGCTGCACGTGATCGACGCGACGTGCCGTGTGCTGGGGGTGGAGGCCGTCCTGTTCTGGGAGAACCGCGACCTTCTGGTGGAAACGTGCTGGGCGATCTACGTCGGATGCGCCGTCTATATCGCGTGGACGCTGCTGCACACGGTGGAGCAGCCGTACCTGCCGAACGTCGACATGTCGTTCCGGCGTTTCCTCGACGCTTACGGTCTGAGCGGCCGCGAGGGAGAGATCGTGAAGCTGCTCATGGAGGGCGAGACGAACCAGGGCATCTGCAACAAGCTGTACATCGCGGCGGGCACGGTGAAGGCGCACAACCACAGCATTTACAAGAAGCTGGGGATAGAGAACCGCTCGCAGGTTTTGCTCAAGTACACCGATTATCTGGAGCGTAGCGCCCAGGAAGCGCGATTGTTCTGCTGAGCGCTGGCGGTTCCCCGTCCCCTTGTGGTTTCTCCTTCATGGTGCGCTGTCGGGCGTCGCGCGAGAGCTTATCGGATGGTAGAATCGGCAGCGCCGTCCGCGCGTGCGCGCAGACGGCGACCAGAAACCTTGCATGAAGCCGCCGATCGCGGCTTTTCGTGCTGTTCGCATACGGAAGAGGACGCGCCATGCTCATCGATTCATTGACGTTCACCCTGGAGAAATCGGGCTGCCTCGACGCGTTCTGGGGCAAGCTGGACGCGGGCGAGGACGGCACGCTGGGCGTGGCCTCGTCGGCGCGCCCGTTCCTCGTGGCGGCGCGGTTCGCGCACAGGCCCCAGCCGACGCTCGTCGTGGTGGCGGGCGAGGACGCGGCCGTGGCGTTCTCGCGCAGCCTGGCGGCCTACCTGGGCGACGAGCGCGTCATGCGCTTCCCCGAGCGCAGCGACTACCCCTTCGTGCCGAAGCCCAGCGACCCTGCGCAGGTGGCACGGCGCATGGAGGCCGTGCACGCGCTGGCCAGCGGCCGCGAGGTCGTGGTGGTAGCCAGCGCCCGCGCGCTCGTGCGCGCGCTGCCGCCGGCGGGCTCCGACGTGCACGTGCCGGTGGCGCTTTCGGCGGGCCGCGAGCTGGCGGCCATGCCCGGCGCTCAGGCGGCGAGCGTCACCGAGTTCGAGGATTTTGCCCATGCGCTGGAGGAGCGCGGCTACCGGAACACCGGCGAGCTGGACGGCCCCGGCACCTTCGCCGTGCGCGGCGGCACGATCGACGTGTTCCCCGGCAACCTCGTGTACCCGGTGCGGCTGGACTTCTTCGGCGACGAGCTGGAGGAGATCCGCCGCATCGTGCCCACCACCGGGCAGACCATCCAGGCGCTGCCGGACGTGAGCATCTACCCCGTGGTGGAGTTCTCGTGCTCCAAGCGGGGGCTCGCCCGCGCGCGCCAGAAGCTGGAGCGGCCGGCCGCGACGAACCCCGTGCTGCGCGACGTGCTGGAGAAGCTGGACGGCGGCCTGCGCTTCGACGGTTCCGACATGCTGCTGCCGTACCTGTACGCGACCACGTCCACGTTGGGCGATTACGTGCGCCCCGGCGCGCTGAGCGTGCTTTTGGAGCCGCGCTCGCTGTTCGACGACATGAGCCACGCCTACGACGACGCGGCGGGACGCGCGAAGGGATCGAGCATCCCCGTGGACGGGCTGTACGCCGAGCCCGGGGCCGTGAGCTTCGGCGAGGGGCAGCGCGCAACCTACGTGTCCATCATGCGCGTGGGCGGGCACGTGGACGACGAGCTGCCGGTGAAGCGCGTGGAGGTGGCGGGGCATCCCGACAAGCTGTTCGGTCGGCTGCGCAGCCTCGTGGACACCGACTACACGGTGGTGTTCAGCGCGTCGAACTTCCGTGC from Eggerthella lenta DSM 2243 includes the following:
- a CDS encoding flavodoxin domain-containing protein, which encodes MSTVVVYSSQTGFTKRYAEWLAEELGCQVVSLGDEPRFDASGFDVVVLGGWLHAGGLAGKKWLARAREKHLQTRFVVFAVGATPVEWTDMVEEALAKELPSPEFDDVERFYLRGGFAYERLGLPDKLAMKLFFKMQEKNAAADPRAAEMLEGMRGGFDGTDRAAIAPVAARVRALDAAAVSAGSAERA
- a CDS encoding helix-turn-helix domain-containing protein, translated to MDARNTGTLIRALREERGLTQRQLADALGVTDKAVSKWERGGGCPDIELLPGLSERLGTPVETLLDGRLAVDVRTGGTMKRAAFRVCPACDNVIVTTGDAEVSCCGRKLPPLVALPADEAHAVHVEPIEDDWYVTFDHEMNKQHHLGFVAVVGFDRMAVEKLYPEQGAEARLPRLAGAKLYTYCTAHGLMRHEPARR
- a CDS encoding CarD family transcriptional regulator; translation: MYACGDTVVYRHHVCEVAALRENYFEGKDYLELRALFENSLKLFVAVDEATPDNLRPIMSKRAALALIDSIVDADTIDENALKPDAPTPTLLERRMKEEYDKRLRTFAPEDLVPIMKSVHERTVRRVDSGRRITATDKKYFDLAEGLLCDELAVSLAVPRENVKDVLVERVKRAEALRR
- a CDS encoding aldo/keto reductase; the encoded protein is MRYRELGRTGLEISEIGFGAEWMEKKSAAEVRAVVERCEEAGINILDCWMAGPEVRSNLGAALAGTRDRWIIQGHIGSTWQDGQYVRTRDMNLVRPAFEDLLARLGTDHVELGMIHYVDDINEYEGIMAGEFIEYVRALKAADVIGHIGLSTHAPEVAKRAALSGEIEAVMFSVNPAFDLLPATASLDDAFTFAYDDALEGMDPTRAELYALCEREGVGLTVMKGYAGGRLFSAEASPFGAAMTPVQCIHYALTRPAAASILAGFDEPAHVDDAVAYETATEAQKDYASVLAGAPKHAYFGQCTYCGHCAPCTAGIDIAAVNKFYDLAVMQSEVPASIREHYRALDAAADDCTACAACEPRCPFGVPIAERMEKAAELFA
- the nth gene encoding endonuclease III, encoding MPRETMTAKRQRALAVAERMNEHYPAAECALHYWDDPFRLTIAVLLSAQTTDKGVNKVTPALWERYPTPADLAAADVRDVEGIIRTIGFFHTKAANVIKCAQMVVADYGGEIPRDIDELQKLPGVGRKTANVVLNEAFGIVEGIAVDTHVFRIAHRLKFAGPSADTPAKTEAALLKLYPREYWGPINHQWVLFGRETCIARNPKCATCFLCDLCPSCGKA
- a CDS encoding amidohydrolase, which produces MDTNQPSNTLSRRKFVKIGATGAATLFILPALSGCGSENGEAQTDEAEGGAGAQQKTATLAFRGGTIQTMTSENDVAEALAVDGNEIVYVGDEAGLEAFVGSGTKVIDLEGGMVVPGFMDGHIHAPGDWVTKLYDIYLGDATTVDEYVKIISDFVAAHPEREAYTGNPFMVNAFQLEDGSNPGPNKKLLDEICPDKPILLLDVSHHSAWVNSKALEMANITRDTPDPLGGIITRDEDGEPTGYLIDGAATEVSALVVSEHTDEEYEQAIAKYQEDASRFGLTGITNLSAVDARFFSELEKAGELNLRMRILPTIIPGTDPSEAVKTVKGLARYDSEMISTGTAKMFSDGVTEGGSAVMLEPYNEAAGKGSDWYGESEWDQQEFDAMVAALDKAGVQVHVHAIGDGAVRNTLNAFENAIKENGERADRRYTMTHVCAVADEDIKRIADLEVISALQFLWMYRDPLCELEIAYIGEERAMAMYPVKNMLEAGCIVSGASDGPVTPFAPLEEIEVAVTRNSPYPGEEDTDMHRWPEQAITPYQALEAYTKNVAFENFMEDLVGTIEVGKKADLAVLDQNILTCDPKKISDSTVRYTISDGRIVHEG
- a CDS encoding helix-turn-helix domain-containing protein gives rise to the protein MTYPVFLYNMLLAATYVVLAVVFFWLHRSRSSRLAWWLMILFACSFVDNGTYFMKEVFTALGHPDPLFATFYQAAEALFIACYPFIIRMISGCFYDDMPSKRSMVVLGAACAVATALGVAAPVVPYSVFGTVYPLLYAWVFLRLIPKMDGVWPKAVVVSLVVLHVIDATCRVLGVEAVLFWENRDLLVETCWAIYVGCAVYIAWTLLHTVEQPYLPNVDMSFRRFLDAYGLSGREGEIVKLLMEGETNQGICNKLYIAAGTVKAHNHSIYKKLGIENRSQVLLKYTDYLERSAQEARLFC